A genomic stretch from Salarias fasciatus chromosome 18, fSalaFa1.1, whole genome shotgun sequence includes:
- the ano8a gene encoding anoctamin-8 isoform X2, which produces MQQQQQQRAAGSTAAAAAPDAAGSSSSSAADVDDRDGAGERMERTAPSEQQDRTGNNPQQQQQQQTSLSPSAVLDKLFGKRLLQARHYIMSRKSWLKMVPTENCDILMTFPDSIDDHTLLWLLNQIRVGIPQVSIQVRQHKHTQANAFFITTTFENLLRGAEQMGMHKTVKPQFGGGMRRFSCEEDNIYENIESELCFFTSQERQSIIKYWLDNLRAKQGEVLHNIHFLEGQPIIPELVARGVILQMFPLHEQRILNQLMTSWVQAVCERQPLDDICDYFGVKIGMYFAWLGFYTNSMLYPAVIGFLLWILAEADQTSQDICCVVFALFNVVWATLFLERWKRREAELAYRWGTLDTPAESLEEPRPQFRGVKRCSPITGCEEFYYPPWKRAVFRWLVSLPICLLCLCFVFLAMLLCLELQELVMEIQELPGITRFIPKILLAVTVTVCDEVYKKIAYWLNDMENYRLQSAYENNLIIKMVFFEFINSYLSLFYIGFYLKDMERLKEMLATLLIFRQFLQNIKEVLQPYLYEQNKLGVFTPKVLWELLQAIILKYGRLALGKAQASMTSYSFLSPRGVPVSHTANAHQETKRRGDLKAGFRLSEEEWDMNDSALKQRKVSFTEKVDYQDVAAEAQAADDSFLEDSPTLVEDGMDPTSIFDSCDEDSDCESLAQETKDNASLSSAKESDSLCHRRKNAEGRDDKRSWIDPPEEPKTVSLTQAEIESCMQTYEDTLQDYQEMFIQFGYVVLFSSAFPLAAMCALINNIIEIRSDALKLCTGLQRPFGQRVENIGQWQTAMEAMGLIAIIVNCYLIGQCGQLQRLFPWLSPEMTIISIVLLEHFAILLKYIIHVAIPDIPGWVAEEMAKLEYRRREAFKKHEQQAQQHFQQQLRRRREEEELQRQAELQAEARQESDYHKADAQHQHHHDKAQGNKPGEKPKRPSSLLGNNNVMKLKQIIPLQGKFSSGASRSPAQSPTGGEAKLPGFLKFLKSPEVKKEPAAAAAAGATTGSTATSAVPPSGQERSQSPNRTFSPGKLFSFSKSEGTVVCANGTQPPAQAANAQPNRADLNTTPEELPSTESDKADSRQSNDSENSKS; this is translated from the exons atgcagcagcagcagcagcagcgggcggcgggctccacagcagcagcagccgctccgGACGCCGcgggaagcagcagcagcagcgccgcagaCGTCGACGACAGAGACGGAGCcggggagaggatggagaggacgGCGCCGAGCGAGCAGCAGGACCGGACCGGCAACaacccgcagcagcagcagcagcagcagacgtcCTTATCGCCGTCCGCAGTGCTCG ACAAGCTGTTCGGGAAGCGGCTTTTGCAGGCCCGACACTACATCATGTCTCGGAAGTCCTGGTTGAAGATGGTGCCGACTGAAAACTGTGACATCCTGATGACATTTCCAG actCAATCGACGACCACACTCTGCTGTGGCTCCTCAATCAGATCCGTGTCGGCATTCCTCAAGTCAGCATCCAGGTTCGACAGCATAAACACACCCAGGCAAACGCCTTCTTCATCACCACCACCTTTGAGAA CTTACTGCGAGGAGCCGAGCAGATGGGCATGCACAAAACTGTCAAGCCGCAGTTCGGCGGCGGGATGCGGCGCTTTTCCTGCGAGGAGGACAACATCTACGAGAACATCGAGAGCGAGCTCTGCTTTTTCACATCGCAG GAGCGACAGAGCATCATCAAGTACTGGCTGGACAACCTGCGAGCCAAACAGGGGGAGGTGCTTCACAACATCCACTTCCTGGAAGGACAGCCAATCA TTCCAGAGCTGGTCGCTCGAGGGGTGATCCTTCAGATGTTTCCCCTTCACGAACAGAGGATCCTCAACCAGCTGATGACGTCTTGGGTCCAGGCGGTGTGTGAAAGGCAGCCCCTCG ATGATATCTGTGACTACTTTGGAGTGAAGATCGGCATGTATTTCGCCTGGCTGGGTTTTTACACCAACTCCATGCTCTACCCCGCAGTCATCGGCTTTCTGCTGTGGATCCTTGCAGAGGCGGATCAG ACCAGTCAGGACATCTGCTGTGTGGTTTTCGCCCTCTTCAACGTCGTGTGGGCCACGTTGTTCCTGGAGCGCTGGAAGCGGCGCGAGGCCGAGCTGGCCTACCGCTGGGGCACTCTGGACACCCCGGCTGAGTCTCTGGAGGAGCCCAGGCCCCAGTTCAGG GGTGTGAAGCGCTGCAGTCCCATAACAGGCTGTGAGGAGTTTTACTACCCGCCGTGGAAAAGAGCTGTGTTCAGATGGCTGGTCAGCCTCCCCatctgcctcctctgcctctgcttcGTCTTCCTCGCGATGCTCCTCTGCCTGGAACTGCAG GAGTTGGTGATGGAGATTCAGGAGCTACCTGGTATCACCAGATTCATTCCTAAGATCCTCCTGGCAGTCACTGTAACCGTTTGTGATGAGGTGTATAAGAAGATTGCTTATTGGCTCAACGACATGG AGAACTACAGACTTCAGAGTGCCTATGAGAACAATCTCATCATCAAGATGGTTTTT tTCGAATTCATCAACTCTTACCTTAGCCTTTTCTACATCGGATTCTACCTCAAAGACATGGAGCGGCTGAAGGAG atgctagctactctgCTGATTTTCCGTCAGTTCCTCCAGAACATCAAAGAGGTCCTCCAGCCTTATCTGTACGAGCAAAACAAGCTGGGTGTCTTCACCCCAAAGGTGCTGTGGGAGCTGCTGCAAGCCATCATACTCAAGTACGGCCGCCTTGCTTTGGGAAAGGCCCAAGCCTCAATGACGTCCTATTCCTTTCTCAGTCCCAGAGGAGTCCCTGTCAGTCACACTGCCAATGCCCACCAAGAGACAAAGAGAAGAGGGGACTTGAAAGCAGGATTCaggctgtcagaggaggaatggGACATGAATGACAGCGCCTTGAAGCAGCGGAAAGTCAGCTTCACTGAGAAGGTCGACTACCAGGACGTCGCCGCAGAAGCGCAGGCGGCGGACGACAGCTTCCTGGAGGACAGTCCCACGCTGGTGGAGGACGGGATGGATCCCACCAGTATTTTTGACAGCTGCGATGAGGACAGTGACTGTGAATCGCTGGCTCAA GAGACCAAGGACAacgcctctctctcctctgcaaaGGAATCCGACTCTCTCTGCCACCGCAGAAAAAATGCTGAAGGGCGAGACGACAAGAGGTCGTGGATAGATCCTCCAGAAGAGCCGAAGACCGTCAGTCTGACGCAGGCTGAGATCGAGAGCTGCATGCAGACATACGAG GACACGCTGCAGGACTACCAGGAGATGTTCATCCAGTTCGGCTACGTGGTGCTCTTCTCTTCTGCGTTCCCGCTGGCCGCCATGTGCGCCCTGATCAACAACATCATTGAGATCCGCAGCGACGCCCTGAAGCTGTGCACCGGCCTGCAGAGGCCCTTCGGTCAGCGGGTGGAGAACATTGGGCAGTGGCAG ACTGCAATGGAGGCCATGGGCCTGATAGCCATCATCGTTAACTGTTACCTGATCGGCCAGTGCGGGCAGCTGCAGCGCTTGTTCCCCTGGCTGAGCCCCGAGATGACCATCATCTCCATCGTCTTACTGGAG CACTTTGCAATCCTCCTAAAGTACATCATCCATGTTGCCATCCCTGATATCCCTGGCTGGGTAGCAGAGGAGATGGCCAAGCTAGAGTACCGACGAAGGGAAGCTTTCAAG AAGCACGAGCAGCAGGCACAGCAGcacttccagcagcagctcaggcggcggcgtgaggaggaggagctccagcgGCAGGCCGAGCTGCAGGCCGAGGCGCGTCAGGAGAGCGACTACCACAAGGCGGACGCgcagcaccagcaccaccacGACAAGGCGCAGGGAAACAAGCCGGGGGAGAAGCCCAAAAGGCCCAGCTCTCTTCTGGGGAACAACAACGTGATGAAGCTGAAGCAGATCATTCCCCTCCAGGGGAAGTTCTCCTCCGGCGCGTCTCGCTCCCCGGCCCAGTCCCCGACGGGAGGCGAAGCCAAGCTGCCCGGGTTTCTCAAGTTCTTGAAGTCGCCCGAAGTGAAAAaggagccggcggcggcggcggcggccggggcaACGACAGGATCGACGGCGACTTCGGCAGTTCCCCCGAGTGGCCAGGAGAGGTCACAATCCCCCAACAGGACGTTCAGTCCTGGGAAGCTGTTCAGTTTCAGCAAGTCGGAGGGCACAGTGGTGTGTGCGAACGGGACGCAGCCACCCGCCCAGGCTGCGAACGCCCAGCCCAACAGGGCCGATCTCAACACAACCCCAGAAGAATTACCCTCCACCGAGTCCGACAAAGCCGATTCAAGACAATCGAATGATTCAGAAAACTCGAAATCTTAA
- the ano8a gene encoding anoctamin-8 isoform X1, which yields MQQQQQQRAAGSTAAAAAPDAAGSSSSSAADVDDRDGAGERMERTAPSEQQDRTGNNPQQQQQQQTSLSPSAVLDKLFGKRLLQARHYIMSRKSWLKMVPTENCDILMTFPDSIDDHTLLWLLNQIRVGIPQVSIQVRQHKHTQANAFFITTTFENLLRGAEQMGMHKTVKPQFGGGMRRFSCEEDNIYENIESELCFFTSQERQSIIKYWLDNLRAKQGEVLHNIHFLEGQPIIPELVARGVILQMFPLHEQRILNQLMTSWVQAVCERQPLDDICDYFGVKIGMYFAWLGFYTNSMLYPAVIGFLLWILAEADQTSQDICCVVFALFNVVWATLFLERWKRREAELAYRWGTLDTPAESLEEPRPQFRGVKRCSPITGCEEFYYPPWKRAVFRWLVSLPICLLCLCFVFLAMLLCLELQELVMEIQELPGITRFIPKILLAVTVTVCDEVYKKIAYWLNDMENYRLQSAYENNLIIKMVFFEFINSYLSLFYIGFYLKDMERLKEMLATLLIFRQFLQNIKEVLQPYLYEQNKLGVFTPKVLWELLQAIILKYGRLALGKAQASMTSYSFLSPRGVPVSHTANAHQETKRRGDLKAGFRLSEEEWDMNDSALKQRKVSFTEKVDYQDVAAEAQAADDSFLEDSPTLVEDGMDPTSIFDSCDEDSDCESLAQQETKDNASLSSAKESDSLCHRRKNAEGRDDKRSWIDPPEEPKTVSLTQAEIESCMQTYEDTLQDYQEMFIQFGYVVLFSSAFPLAAMCALINNIIEIRSDALKLCTGLQRPFGQRVENIGQWQTAMEAMGLIAIIVNCYLIGQCGQLQRLFPWLSPEMTIISIVLLEHFAILLKYIIHVAIPDIPGWVAEEMAKLEYRRREAFKKHEQQAQQHFQQQLRRRREEEELQRQAELQAEARQESDYHKADAQHQHHHDKAQGNKPGEKPKRPSSLLGNNNVMKLKQIIPLQGKFSSGASRSPAQSPTGGEAKLPGFLKFLKSPEVKKEPAAAAAAGATTGSTATSAVPPSGQERSQSPNRTFSPGKLFSFSKSEGTVVCANGTQPPAQAANAQPNRADLNTTPEELPSTESDKADSRQSNDSENSKS from the exons atgcagcagcagcagcagcagcgggcggcgggctccacagcagcagcagccgctccgGACGCCGcgggaagcagcagcagcagcgccgcagaCGTCGACGACAGAGACGGAGCcggggagaggatggagaggacgGCGCCGAGCGAGCAGCAGGACCGGACCGGCAACaacccgcagcagcagcagcagcagcagacgtcCTTATCGCCGTCCGCAGTGCTCG ACAAGCTGTTCGGGAAGCGGCTTTTGCAGGCCCGACACTACATCATGTCTCGGAAGTCCTGGTTGAAGATGGTGCCGACTGAAAACTGTGACATCCTGATGACATTTCCAG actCAATCGACGACCACACTCTGCTGTGGCTCCTCAATCAGATCCGTGTCGGCATTCCTCAAGTCAGCATCCAGGTTCGACAGCATAAACACACCCAGGCAAACGCCTTCTTCATCACCACCACCTTTGAGAA CTTACTGCGAGGAGCCGAGCAGATGGGCATGCACAAAACTGTCAAGCCGCAGTTCGGCGGCGGGATGCGGCGCTTTTCCTGCGAGGAGGACAACATCTACGAGAACATCGAGAGCGAGCTCTGCTTTTTCACATCGCAG GAGCGACAGAGCATCATCAAGTACTGGCTGGACAACCTGCGAGCCAAACAGGGGGAGGTGCTTCACAACATCCACTTCCTGGAAGGACAGCCAATCA TTCCAGAGCTGGTCGCTCGAGGGGTGATCCTTCAGATGTTTCCCCTTCACGAACAGAGGATCCTCAACCAGCTGATGACGTCTTGGGTCCAGGCGGTGTGTGAAAGGCAGCCCCTCG ATGATATCTGTGACTACTTTGGAGTGAAGATCGGCATGTATTTCGCCTGGCTGGGTTTTTACACCAACTCCATGCTCTACCCCGCAGTCATCGGCTTTCTGCTGTGGATCCTTGCAGAGGCGGATCAG ACCAGTCAGGACATCTGCTGTGTGGTTTTCGCCCTCTTCAACGTCGTGTGGGCCACGTTGTTCCTGGAGCGCTGGAAGCGGCGCGAGGCCGAGCTGGCCTACCGCTGGGGCACTCTGGACACCCCGGCTGAGTCTCTGGAGGAGCCCAGGCCCCAGTTCAGG GGTGTGAAGCGCTGCAGTCCCATAACAGGCTGTGAGGAGTTTTACTACCCGCCGTGGAAAAGAGCTGTGTTCAGATGGCTGGTCAGCCTCCCCatctgcctcctctgcctctgcttcGTCTTCCTCGCGATGCTCCTCTGCCTGGAACTGCAG GAGTTGGTGATGGAGATTCAGGAGCTACCTGGTATCACCAGATTCATTCCTAAGATCCTCCTGGCAGTCACTGTAACCGTTTGTGATGAGGTGTATAAGAAGATTGCTTATTGGCTCAACGACATGG AGAACTACAGACTTCAGAGTGCCTATGAGAACAATCTCATCATCAAGATGGTTTTT tTCGAATTCATCAACTCTTACCTTAGCCTTTTCTACATCGGATTCTACCTCAAAGACATGGAGCGGCTGAAGGAG atgctagctactctgCTGATTTTCCGTCAGTTCCTCCAGAACATCAAAGAGGTCCTCCAGCCTTATCTGTACGAGCAAAACAAGCTGGGTGTCTTCACCCCAAAGGTGCTGTGGGAGCTGCTGCAAGCCATCATACTCAAGTACGGCCGCCTTGCTTTGGGAAAGGCCCAAGCCTCAATGACGTCCTATTCCTTTCTCAGTCCCAGAGGAGTCCCTGTCAGTCACACTGCCAATGCCCACCAAGAGACAAAGAGAAGAGGGGACTTGAAAGCAGGATTCaggctgtcagaggaggaatggGACATGAATGACAGCGCCTTGAAGCAGCGGAAAGTCAGCTTCACTGAGAAGGTCGACTACCAGGACGTCGCCGCAGAAGCGCAGGCGGCGGACGACAGCTTCCTGGAGGACAGTCCCACGCTGGTGGAGGACGGGATGGATCCCACCAGTATTTTTGACAGCTGCGATGAGGACAGTGACTGTGAATCGCTGGCTCAA CAGGAGACCAAGGACAacgcctctctctcctctgcaaaGGAATCCGACTCTCTCTGCCACCGCAGAAAAAATGCTGAAGGGCGAGACGACAAGAGGTCGTGGATAGATCCTCCAGAAGAGCCGAAGACCGTCAGTCTGACGCAGGCTGAGATCGAGAGCTGCATGCAGACATACGAG GACACGCTGCAGGACTACCAGGAGATGTTCATCCAGTTCGGCTACGTGGTGCTCTTCTCTTCTGCGTTCCCGCTGGCCGCCATGTGCGCCCTGATCAACAACATCATTGAGATCCGCAGCGACGCCCTGAAGCTGTGCACCGGCCTGCAGAGGCCCTTCGGTCAGCGGGTGGAGAACATTGGGCAGTGGCAG ACTGCAATGGAGGCCATGGGCCTGATAGCCATCATCGTTAACTGTTACCTGATCGGCCAGTGCGGGCAGCTGCAGCGCTTGTTCCCCTGGCTGAGCCCCGAGATGACCATCATCTCCATCGTCTTACTGGAG CACTTTGCAATCCTCCTAAAGTACATCATCCATGTTGCCATCCCTGATATCCCTGGCTGGGTAGCAGAGGAGATGGCCAAGCTAGAGTACCGACGAAGGGAAGCTTTCAAG AAGCACGAGCAGCAGGCACAGCAGcacttccagcagcagctcaggcggcggcgtgaggaggaggagctccagcgGCAGGCCGAGCTGCAGGCCGAGGCGCGTCAGGAGAGCGACTACCACAAGGCGGACGCgcagcaccagcaccaccacGACAAGGCGCAGGGAAACAAGCCGGGGGAGAAGCCCAAAAGGCCCAGCTCTCTTCTGGGGAACAACAACGTGATGAAGCTGAAGCAGATCATTCCCCTCCAGGGGAAGTTCTCCTCCGGCGCGTCTCGCTCCCCGGCCCAGTCCCCGACGGGAGGCGAAGCCAAGCTGCCCGGGTTTCTCAAGTTCTTGAAGTCGCCCGAAGTGAAAAaggagccggcggcggcggcggcggccggggcaACGACAGGATCGACGGCGACTTCGGCAGTTCCCCCGAGTGGCCAGGAGAGGTCACAATCCCCCAACAGGACGTTCAGTCCTGGGAAGCTGTTCAGTTTCAGCAAGTCGGAGGGCACAGTGGTGTGTGCGAACGGGACGCAGCCACCCGCCCAGGCTGCGAACGCCCAGCCCAACAGGGCCGATCTCAACACAACCCCAGAAGAATTACCCTCCACCGAGTCCGACAAAGCCGATTCAAGACAATCGAATGATTCAGAAAACTCGAAATCTTAA
- the LOC115406160 gene encoding DET1- and DDB1-associated protein 1-like, which yields MERGDFLKGLPVYNKNNFSRFHADSVCKASNRRPSVYLPTREYPSEQIIVTEKTNILLRYLHQQWDKKNAAKKREQEQAEGENTAPPRKIARTDSRELNEDL from the exons ATGGAGAGG gGGGACTTCCTGAAAGGGCTGCCAGTTTACAACAAGAACAACTTCAGCAGGTTTCACGCAGACTCTGTGTGCAAAGCGTCG AATCGTCGACCATCGGTGTATCTCCCAACCCGGGAATATCCATCGGAGCAGA TCATAGTAACAGAGAAGACAAACATTCTATTGCGGTATCTTCATCAGCAGTGGGATAAAAAG AATGCAGCAAAAAAGCGAGAACAGGAGCAAGCGGAAGGGGAAAACACGGCACCGCCACGAAAAATTGCCAGAACAGACAGTCGGGAGCTGAATGAGGATTTGTAA